Part of the Pseudomonas sp. ADAK13 genome is shown below.
GGATCAGCGCGAAGCCAAACACATTGCTCCAGCCAAACGCGGCGGCGAGCACCGGAGCCAGCAAGGCCGCAAACACCGTCCCGGAGTTGCCGGCGCCGGCGATGCCCATGGCCTTGCCTTGGTGCTCGGCGGGGTACCACTGGGACGCCAGGGGCAAGGCAACGGCGAACGAGGCACCCGCCATGCCGAGGAACATGCCCAGCAGCAGGGCTTGTTCGTAGCTGTGGATCCCCAGTTTCCAGGCGCCGAAGAGGGCGCAGATGACAATCACCTGGCCAATCAGGCCGGCGGTTTTGGGCGAGAGTTTGTCGGCCAGCATGCCCATCAGGAAGCGCAGCACGGCGCCGGCCAAAATGGGCGTGGCCACCACCAGGCCGCGTTGTTGGGTGGTGAGATGCAGGTCAGCGGCGATTTGCACCGCCAGAGGGCCCAGCAGGTACCAGACCATGAAGCTCAGGTCGAAATACAGGAACGCGGCAAACAGGGTCGGGGTATGACCGGATTTCCAGAAGCTTGATTTCATCACGCACCTCAGCGGTAAAGGGGTCTTATGAGAAGGCCTGGTGATGGAACGGCTGTGGCCGCCCCACCGGCCCCGGGCTATGGGGCCAAAACGAAAAAACGCCGCCACCGGGTTCGCGTGGGCAAACCGGATGTGCGACGTCTTTGTCGTGGATGGGGCAACCGCCGTTGGCTACCTGTGGGGATTCTTTAGCAAGAGGTGGGCCAACAGGGGTTGGGTTTTTTGATTGTGTACATATCCGTTGCTGCGGTAACGGCGGCTTATGGTTCCGCTCCACCGTACCTGCTTGCGGCCATCGTGGTTAACGGGGCCCGCAGATCAAGATCAAAAGCAGATCAACAGCACGGCGGCCTGAAAGCCGACCTGAGTGTTAAAAGCCAGATCAAAAGCCAAGGCAAGTGCAGAGCTGCTTTTCTGTGGGAGCTGGCTTGCCTGCGATGCAGACAACTCGGTACATCAGATACACCGAGGCGATGCCATCGCAGCGATGCGGCGACCCGATAAGCCAGCTCCCACATTTGGACCGTGCCCGCTGTAGATTTTGATCTTGATGTTGCCTTTGCTTCACACCACTCAAGCCGGCCTGTAGGCCGCTGTGTTCTTGATCTGCTTTTGATCTTGATCTTAGGCGCCCCGTTAAACCACGCTGGCCGAACGCAGGTAGTACGGAGCGGGTAAACCGGCAGGACGCCGGTTTAGCCGCGACGGGGCAGGGACGCCCCGTCGCGGCGGCCCGCGGAGTAGTACCGGCGTGAGGGCACACCGAGCCTGAGCGAGGTGCCGAGTGGTGGGGCAAGAGCGTTTTGCTTACTTTTGCGCTTTTCAAAAGTGAGCCGCTGTAAGAGCGGAACCAATAGTGGCCGTTACCTAAATAACGGATATACACCCCTCACCCCAACAACTCACTCATGGCAATAATCTGCTCCGCCACCTGAATCAGCTTTTGCTGCCGACTCATCGCCTGACGCCGCATCAGCGTGTAGGCCTCTTCCTCATTACACCCCTTCATTTTCATCAACAGCCCCTTGGCCGTTTCGATCCGCTTACGCTCAGCCAACTGCTGATCCCTGGCCTGCAACTGCGCGCGCATCGCCTGGTCACTCTCAAACCGCGCCATCGCCACATCCAGGATCGGCTGCAACCGCTGCGCCTGAATCCCCTCGACAATATAGGCACTGACCCCGGCCTTGATCGCCTGTCGCATCACCCCCGGATCATGCTCGTCGGTAAACATCACAATCGGCCGCGGCTGATCCCGGCTCACCAGCACCACCTGCTCCATCACATCGCGCCCCGGCGACTCGGTATCGATCAAAATCACATCCGGGCGCACCGCTTCAACCCGCGCCGGCAGATCGATCGTCAGCCCCGACTCATCGATTACTTCAAACCCGGCCTCGGTCAACGCGGCCTTGAGCCGCCCCACCTTGCGCGGCGTATCGTTGATCAACAGGATTCGCAACATAAGGTCCTCCTGTCAGCGCAAGGCTTGGCGGCTGACAACATCTGTCATGGCATGCAGGCGAAAGCTGCGGGCATACCCGGCCGGGTCCGAACCGTCCCAAACCTTTCCGTCGATCAACTGGCTGCTGCGCATGGCCTCGCCACCGGCCGGCACACCTACGGCGCTGGCCGCCTGGCGATAGATATCCAGTTGCTGCACGCGCCGGGCGACGCCGAGGTAATCCGGGTCTTCGCGCAGCAGGCCCCAGCGACGGAATTGGGTCATGAACCACATGCCATCCGACAGGTAGGGCAGGTTGACCGCGCCGTCGCCATAAAACCGCAGCGCGTGAGGATCCTGCCAGTGGTTGCCGAGGCCGTCGTCATAGTTGCCCAGCAAGCGCGGTTCGATGCAGTCGAGCGGTGCGTCGAGGTAGTGCGGGGCGCTCAGCAATTGCGCGGTGGAGCGGCGGTTTTCCGTGCTTTCTTCGATAAACCGGCTGGCTTGCAGGATCGCCATCACCAGCACCCGGGCGGTATTGGGGTACTGCTCGACAAACGCCTGGGTGCAGCCGAGGACTTTTTCCGGGTGATCCGGCCAGATCGCCTGGGTGGTGGCCAGGGTGAAGCCCTGGTTTTGCTTCACCGCACTGGCGCACCACGGCTCACCCACACAAAACCCGTCGATGCGCCCGGCTTGCAGGTGAGCCACCATTTGCGGCGGCGGCACCACCACGCTGTCGACATCCTGCAACGGATGGATGCCTTGGCTGGCCAGCCAGTAATACAACCACATGGCGTGGGTGCCTGTGGGAAAGGTCTGGGCGAAGGTGAGTTTTGTTCGGCTTTGGTGCACGTGGCGGTCCAGTGCCTCAGGACTGGTCACCCCCAACTGTTGCAGGCCACGGGACAGGTTGATGCTCTGGCCATTCTGGTTCAGGCCCATCAGCACCGCCATGTCGGTGGGCGCTACGCCGCCGATGCCCAGGTGCACGGCGTAGATCAGGCCATACAGGCTGTGGGCCGCGTCCAGTTCGCCGCTGACCAGGTTGTCCCGCAGACTGGCCCATGACGACTGGCGTTTGAGGTTCAGTGTCAGGCCATAGGGCTGGGCGAAGCCCTGGGTGGCGGCGACTACCACTGAGGCGCAATCGCTCAGGGCCATGAAGCCCAGGTTGAGGCTGCTCTTTTCCGGAGCATCACTGCCGTTGACCCAAGCCAAGGGATCATTCATCTGTATGTACCTTTCATAAAAAAACGCCGCTCCGTCGGGCCACGCACGGAGGAGGCCCGGGGTAACGACGTCTTTGTCCTGAACCCGTTCCGCCGTTGGCGCGGGCTGCGATAGGCAAGGCAAAGCAAGGCACATGCCACGCACCGGGTAAGCCCGGCAGGCCGTCAGCTTCCCGTCAGGATTGAAACCGGCCTGGCTCCCAGTATGGCCGCTCCTTGATCCCGGGCTTTGCAGGCATGTTCATCAACCGCCATCGTATTGCGACTGTGTTTTTCTGGCTGTTGGTGCTGGGCAGTCCCCGGGTGCTCGGGGAGCCGTACGAGGCCCGTGATGAGAACCTGCACACGTTTTTTACCGCGTTGTCCTTGCCGTTGGGGCAGCCGATCGTGGTCAGTCAGGCGGCGGCCCGCAAGCGCATCAGCGGGACGTTCGATTTCGATTCGGCCCAACCGCTCCTGGCGTCGGTTGCCCGGCAGCACGGTTTGATCTGGTACAGCGACGGCCAGGTGCTTTACCTGTATGACGCCGACGAGGCGAAAAGCTCGGTGGTAACCCTGCGGCATATTTCGGTCGATATGTTGCGCGGGTTCATGCGCCGCTCCGGGCTCGACGAGGCGCGCTATCCGCTGCGTGCGAGTGCGGCGCGGGTGTTCTACGTGTCCGGGCCGCCGAACTACGTCGACCATGTGCTGCGCCTGGCACAGCTGATGGACCGCCAGCGTGCGGAGCTGCGCATGGGGCCGCAGCGGATCGGAGTGGTGCAGGTGCTCAACACCCACGTTGCCGACCGCGAGTACGACATGGGGGACAAAACCGTCACGGTGCCGGGCATGGCTTCCATGATCGAAAAACTGCTGGCCGTCGAGCAGAAGAGCGCATCCCCACGGCAACCCGGATTACTCGCCGACAAGACTATTTCGGTGTTGGCGTACCCGGACACCAACAGCTTGTTGATCAAGGGCAAGCCTGCGCAGGTGAGCTTTATCGAAAACCTGGTGGCGGAACTGGACGTGCCGAAGCGTGCGGTTGAGGTTTCATTGTGGCTGGTGGATGTGGACCGCGACGAGCTCAAGAAGGTGGGCGATGCCCTGCACAATGGGCCCGACAAGCCTCCGGCAAGCCGCGTAATGGCACCCGTCGAGGACGATGTGTTCATGAAACGGATCACGGCACTGGAGCAGCGTCGACGAGCGAAGGTCACGGCGTTGCCGGTGATTCTGACCCAGGAGAATGTGCCGGCGGTTTTCAACGATAACCAGACGTCCTACCTGCCCCGGCCGGGTGAGAACAGTGATGAGTGGCAACCGGTGGTCTACGGCACACAGGTCAGTGTGCTGCCGCGCTTCGCCGAGGCGAATGAAATCGAGATGCAGCTCATCCTCGAAGATGGCCGCCAGATGGGCAAGGCCGGCAGTCGCGACAAACGCTCGGCGGCGGTGGAACGCATGGGGATCAGCACCGTAGTGCGTGTGGCTCCGGGCCGGCGGTTGCTGGTGGGGGATTTTCAGCGTGAAACCGGCGCGGCCTTGTCCGGGCGCTACTACGGGCCTATGGCCAATAGCGTGCGGCTGTTTGTCATCCAGGTTGCGCCGGTGGGTGGTGCCTCGCACACAGGTGGCGGACCGGGGCAGGCACCGCCGTTGACACCCTCCCAGCATGAGCGCGTGAAGCGGGCATTTACCCGCGTATCCGAGGGATAAACCATTGACCGTCCAATCAGGACTGGCGGTCTCGAAAAGTCTTACATAGCCCGTCTGAAAAATACCGTGCCTGTGGGCCTTTGCCTCTCCTACACGACGGGTGAGCTTTTTATAGTCGCGACCTTGCAGGAGGGCCCGTGTCGGAAATGGGGGGAGTCAGGTGCAGAGGTGTGAATGGCAGGGGTGATGGAGGGGGGAATGGCGGCGCCTATGGTCTTTGATCGGTGGACGTTGCACAGCGACGGCAGGCTGACCGGCGAAGACTCGGATATTCAACTGCCGCCCAAGGAGGGGCATGTGTTGCGCCTGTTGTTGGCGTCGGCCGGTGTGCTCGTGACCAAGGACCAGTTGCTGGAACGGGCATGGCCCCATAACGATGCCACCGAGGAGTCCCTGACCCGTTGTATCTGTTCACTGCGCAAGTATTTGAAGGAGGGCAGGGGGCTGATCAAGACGGTGTATGGCAAGGGGTATCGCGTGACCTGTTCGGTCAACGCGGCGAGCCAGGTCTGTTCCTCCTGCGGTCGGGGCCAGGCATGAAAGGCGTCTGGCGCAAGGGGCTGTTGCTGCTCACGGTCTGCTTTGGCCATGAAGCCCGGGCGTATTGCTGGGCAGAGGCCGCCAACCGATATGGCATTGAGCCGGAGCTGCTGCAGGCCATCGCTGCGGTAGAGTCGGGTTATCGCGCCGAGGCCATGAACCACGCCAACAACAACGGCACCCGTGATATCGGGTTGATGCAGATCAACAGCATTCACCTGCCGCGCCTGCTCAAGGAAGGCATCACCGAGCAACGCTTGCTGGATGAGCCTTGTTTATCGGTGGAGGTGGGTGCCTCGATCCTGGCCGAGTTTATCAAGCAGTTCGGTTACAACTGGACGGCGATCGGTTCCTACAATGTGGGGGGCGGCCCCGGGCCCCGTCGTGAAGAGCTGCGTCTTCGCTATGCGCAAAAGATTTGGGTTCGCTACGAGCAACTGATGGCGCACCGCAACTGATGATTGGACGTCACGCCTCGCATGCAGCCCGTCACCCCGGCTATAATCGCCGCCACCTTTCGCCGCCATCCGAGTCAATCCCGCCCATGTATACCCTGGCCCGCCAGCTGTTGTTCAAACTCTCTCCGGAAACCTCCCACGATCTGTCCCTGGATTTGATCGGGGCCGGTGGCCGCCTGGGGCTCAATGGGCTGGTGTGCAAGGCGCCGGCGAAAATGCCGGTGTCGGTGATGGGGCTCGATTTCCCCAACCCGGTCGGCCTGGCGGCTGGCCTGGACAAGAACGGTGCAGCCATCGACGGTTTTGCGCAGTTGGGTTTTGGCTTTGTCGAAATCGGCACGGTGACCCCTCGGCCGCAACCGGGCAATCCCAAGCCGCGGATCTTCCGCCTGCCGGAAGCCGAGGCGATCATCAATCGCATGGGCTTCAACAACCTGGGTGTGGATAACTTGCTGTCGCGGGTCCAGGCGGCGAAGTACAAGGGCATCCTGGGGATCAACATCGGCAAGAACTTCGACACGCCGGTAGAACGTGCCGTGGATGACTACCTGATTTGCCTGGACAAGGTCTACGCCCACGCCAGCTACGTCACAGTCAACGTCAGCTCCCCGAACACCCCGGGGCTGCGCAGCCTGCAGTTTGGCGACTCCCTCAAGCAATTGCTCGAAGCCTTGCGCCAGCGCCAGGAAGACCTGGCTGTGCGCCACGGCAAGCGCGTGCCGTTGGCGATCAAGATTGCCCCGGACATGAGCGATGAAGAAACCGTGCTGGTGGCCCAGGCCCTGGTGGACTCGGGCATGGATGCGGTGATCGCCACCAACACCACCCTGAGCCGCGTCGGTGTCGAAGGCCTGGCCTTTGGTGACGAGGCGGGCGGCCTGTCCGGTGCGCCGGTACGCGACCAGAGCACCCACATCGTCAAGGTGCTGGCGGCCGAGCTGGGTGGGCGCTTGCCGATCATTGCGGTGGGTGGCATCACCGAGGGCAAGCACGCGGCCGAGAAAATCGCCGCAGGTGCAAGCCTGGTACAGCTGTATTCCGGCTTTATCTACAAGGGCCCGGCGTTGATTCGCCAGTCTGTGGATGCAATCGCCGCACTGCCAAGAGGTTAATCGCCGCCCATTAAAAAGGGCTCCTTGAAGGAGCCCCTGGGCCGAAGCCCGCCGCCCGGATGGGGCGTGCGTGGTTAAGGTGTTGCGTATTCGTGGTGGTGTCGGAATTAAATGCCCTTGATTAGCCGACGGCGTGAAGTTCGTTGAGTCTGTGGATTCCCGCAGTGCCAGTCATACCGTCCCAGTTGTCGCCGCGTCCTTCTCGCCAGCCGTTGATCCAGGCTTGGCGTACCGACGGTAGAGTAAATGGGCAAAGCTCACGGGATTTGCCATGAACGCCATATTGATATCCGCGTAAAAATGCTCTTTCCAACGGATCACGCTTAAGTCTTCTCATAGGGTGTTTCCCTCACTTGTTGACTGTCTTGATATCCTTCGGCCTCGTCCGAGGCCGGGCAGAGTTTTTCTGCCGTTGGTGGGCTCGCTGCCGGCGTGGCGAGCCTATGTGTCGGCGTCGTTACGGCGCCAACCTGTGTTGAGTTCTAACCAATAGGTCACATGGATTCAATGATCGTTTTGTCATAAGCACGTAACGATAATGATGCTATAGCCATAAGCTGGGATGGCTTTTCGCCCCTTTTATTGGGCAAACCCCGCTATGATGTGCCCTTCAAAGAGGATGGGTTTAATCCTTTGGTGAGAATGCCCGTCTGTTGCAGTCGGTTATTATTCGACGAAGGGTCAGAATATTTCTTTTTGTTGCACCCAATCCATGAACTGCCCCGTCAATAAAGGCCCATAAGGCCTGTAGCCGGGGTGGAACGGCACATTCGTGCCACACGAGCGCTCTTCAAGAAAAGCGCTTGATTGAAAACCGAACGCGCGATGCGTCGCCCGTTCACTTATTGCTGAAAAGCCTGGAATGCCCCATGTCGGACCGTTTTGAACTCTTCCTCACTTGCCCCAAGGGCCTCGAAGGCCTGCTGATCGAGGAAGCCGTCGGGCTTGGCCTTGAGGAAGCCCGCGAGCACACCTCGGCCGTGCGCGGCATGGCCGACATGGAGACCGCCTACCGCCTGTGCCTCTGGTCGCGCCTGGCCAACCGCGTGTTGCTGGTGCTCAAGCGCTTCCCGATGAAGGACGCCGAAGACCTCTACCACGGCGTGCTGGACATCGAGTGGGAAGACCACATGCTTGCCGACGGCACCCTGGCCGTTGAATTCAGCGGCCATGGTTCGGGCATCGACAACACCCACTTCGGCGCGCTGAAGGTCAAGGATGCGATTGTCGACAAGCTGCGCACCCCGACCGGCGAACGTCCGTCCATCGACAAGATCAACCCGGACCTGCGCATTCATCTGCGCCTGGACCGTGGCGAAGCGATCCTGTCCCTCGACCTGTCCGGCCACAGCCTGCACCAGCGCGGTTATCGCCTGCAGCAGGGCGCTGCGCCGTTGAAAGAAAACCTGGCGGCGGCGATCCTGATTCGTTCCGGCTGGCCGCGTATTGCTGCCGAAGGCGGCGCGCTGAGCGACCCGATGTGCGGCGTCGGTACCTTCCTGGTGGAAGGCGCGATGATCGCCGCCGACATGGCGCCCAACCTGAACCGCGAGCTGTGGGGCTTCACCGCCTGGCTTGGTCACGTTCCGGCGCTGTGGAAGAAACTGCATACAGAGGCCAGCGAACGCGCCGCTATCGGCATGGCCAAGCCACCGCTGTGGATCCGTGGTTACGAAGCGGACCCTCGCCTGATCCAGCCGGCCCGTAACAACATCGAACGCGCAGGCCTCAGCCACTGGATCAAGATTTACCAGGGCGAAGTCGGCACCTTCGAGCCTCGCCCGGACCAGAACCAGAAAGGCCTGGTGATCTGCAACCCGCCGTACGGCGAGCGTCTGGGTGATGAAGCCAGCCTGTTGTACCTCTACCAGAACCTCGGCGAGCGTCTGCGCCAGGCGTGCCTGGGCTGGGAAGCGGCGGTGTTCACCGGTGCCCCGGACCTGGGCAAGCGCATGGGCATCCGCAGCCACAAACAGTATTCGTTCTGGAACGGCGCCTTGCCGTGCAAATTGCTGCTGATCAAGGTCACCCCGGACCAGTTCGTCACCGGCGAGCGTCGCACCCCGGAGCAGCGCCAGGCCGAACGCGAGCAGGCCGCCTACGATCAGGCGCCGACCGAGCCGCAAGAGCGTCAGTACAACAAGAACGGTAACCCGATCAAACCCGCCCCGGCCCCTGTGGTCGAGCAGGCGCGCTTGAGCGAAGGCGGGCAGATGTTTGCCAACCGCCTGCAAAAGAACCTGAAGCTGCTGGGCAAGTGGGCCAAGCGCGAAGGCGTCGATTGCTACCGTGTGTACGATGCCGACATGCCGGAATACTCCATGGCCATCGACCTGTACCACGACTGGGTTCACGTCCAGGAATACGTGGCGCCGAAGTCCATCGACCCGGAAAAAGCCTCGGCCCGCATGTTCGATGCCCTGGCGGCCATTCCCCAGGCGCTGGGCATCGACAAGAATCGCGTGGTGGTCAAGCGTCGCGAACGCCAGAGCGGCACCAAGCAGTACGAGCGCCAGAGCGCCCAGGGCAAGTTCACCGAAGTCAGTGAAGGCGGCGTCAAGTTGTTGGTCAACCTGACCGATTACCTGGACACCGGCCTGTTCCTCGACCATCGCCCAATGCGCATGCGCATCCAGAAAGAGGCGGCCGGCAAGCGCTTCCTCAACCTGTATTGCTACACCGCCACTGCCAGTGTGCACGCCGCCAAGGGTGGCGCGCGCAGCACCACCAGCGTCGACCTGTCGAAAACCTATCTGGACTGGGCACGCCGCAACTTCTCCCTCAACGGTTTCTCCGACAAGAACCGCCTGGAGCAGGGCGACGTCATGGCCTGGCTGGAAGCCAGCCGCGATGAGTTCGACATGATCTTCATCGACCCGCCGACCTTCTCCAACTCCAAGCGCATGGAAGGCATCTTCGACGTGCAACGTGACCACGTGCAGTTGCTGGACCTGGCCATGGCGCGCCTGGCGCCGGGCGGCGTGTTGTACTTCTCGAACAACTTCCGCAAGTTCCAGCTGGAAGACAACCTCGTCGAGCGATATGCCGTCGAGGAGATCAGTGACAAGACCATCGACCCGGATTTTGCGCGCAACGCCAAGATCCATCGGGCGTGGAAAATCAGCGCTCGCTGATCGCTGCCTGCCTGAAGCCGCAAGCTTGGATTATTCCGGCCTTGCGGCTTTTTTGCGCTGGTCAAACGCCAGTCCTGTGGCTATAACTTAAGGCCTGGCCAAAGTGACGCACCTGCACGCTGGCGTTTCGAGTCTTGTCTATGCCGCTGCACGCCGTCCGCCCGAAAATCCTAGGCTTTATCAGTGAGCAGGTGTCGGCGTGGCTGGTGGCGGTAGTGGTGTTTCTGACGGGAATCGCACTGACGGTCATCGTCGCCTGGACCGCCTCCGATCTCTATCAGCAGCAGCTGCGCCAGCGCTTCCAGTTGCTGGTCAACGAGCGTTACAGCCGCCTCCAGGAACGTTTCGAGGACCAGGAGCAACGCCTGGGCAGCCTGCGGCGGTTCTTCGTCAATTCCAATACAGTCTCCCGCGCAGAGTTCGACGGTTTCGCGCAGCCTTTGCTGCTGCGTACCCGCGCCTATGCCTGGGCGCCCCGGGTGTTGCGTGACCAACGCAGTGCGTTTGAGCAAGAGGTGACGGCTGAGCGCCGCGCGAGCTTCTCCATTCGCGAATTGAACACGGCCGGTGAACTGACCCCGGCCAGCCAGCGCGATGAGTATGTGCCGGTGCTGTACAGCCAGACCCAGAGCCTGCTTGGCTCGCCGTTGGGGTTTGACCTGCTGGCCCAGCCATTGCGGCGCTCGGCGGTGGAGCGTGCGCAACAGTCAGGGAAAATGGCCGTGTCCCAGCCCATGCAACTGGTGGGTGTGGAGCCGGCCTACGCCATGGGCGTGCTGCTGGTGGCGCCGGTCAGCCGGGCACCGACGACACAAGTGCCCGTCAGCGAACCTTACGGTTACGTGATGGCGGTGATCAGCATGCGCCAACTGGTGGCCGATGGTTTGCCCAAGGCTGACCGGGACAACCTGGTGATACAAATCGTCGACACTTCCGACGCAGAAAAACGAGTGCTGTACGAATCCAGCAATGCCCTGGCAGACAGCGACCTGGTAGCCGCACGCCGGCTGACCCTGGGTGACCACATCTACGCCTTGAGCCTGCGCCCCAGCCAGGTGTTCCAGCAGGGCAATCATTCTTCGTTGATCAGTATCCTGGTCACGGGCAGCCTGCTGAGCCTGTTGCTCAGTGCGTTGCTCTATGTGTTGGTCAGTCAGCGCCAGCGCGCCTTGAAACTGGTGGAGCAGCGCACGGCCCAGTTGCGTCAACGTGAACAGGAGCTGCGGGGCACCCATGGCCAGTTGCGCAGCGTGCTCAATGCGGCGACCCAGGTGGCGATTATTGCCACTGACCTGCGCGGCGTGATCACCACTTTCAACGCCGGCGCCGAGCAGATGCTGGGCTTTGAGGCGGACGAGGTACTGGGCCACCTGACCCTCGAAAGCCTGCACCTGGCGCCCGAGCTGGAAGCCCGCGCTGTGCAGTTGAGCGCAGCGCTGGGCAAGCGCATTCCGCCCGGCCAGGCGATGCTGGTGGACAGCGCCGATACCGTTCACGAAGCCCGCGAGTGGACGCTGGTGCGCAAGGGGGGCAGCCAACTGACGGTGAACATGCTCGCCACTGTGTTGCTGGATGAGCACGGCCTGTGGGTCGGGCACCTGGCGATCTGCCTGGATGTCACCGAGCAGAAGCGCGCCTATGAGGCACTGGCCGCACGGGATCGGCTGCTGAAGAAACTCAGTGCCCATGTGCCCGGCGGCATTTTCCAGTTCATTCTGGAGCCGAACGATGTCTCGCGTTTCATTTATGCCAGCGACGGCATTCGCGATATCTACGAAATCGAGCCGGCGCTGTTGCAGCAGGATGCGAGCAAGGTGTTCGAGCGGATTCATCCTCAGGACGTTGAACGGGTACGCGAGTCCATTCGGCTGTCTACCTTGCAACTGAGCCATTGGCGTGAAGAGTACCGGGTGCTGCTGCCCCAGCGCGGGCTGCGCTGGATTCGCGGTGAAGCGACCCCGGAAGAATTGCCCGGCGGTGGTACGTTATGGCATGGCTATGTATCGGACATTTCCGACCTCAAGCGGGTCGAGGAAGAGCTGCGGGCGTTGTCGATTACCGACTCGTTGACGGGGATTCACAACCGGCGTTATTTCCAGGACCGATTGAAGGCCGAGATGACCCGGGTCAAGCGCGCCTCGGGGGCATTGTCGGTGATCATGCTCGACATCGACCACTTCAAGCGCATCAACGACCAGCACGGCCACGCGGCGGGCGATGAGGTGCTCAAGCAATTGTGCCGGCGCATCAGCCAGCGGTTGCGACGCACGGATGTGTTTTGCCGGCTGGGGGGCGAGGAGTTTGTGGTGTTGTGCCCCAATACCGATGGCAGCCAGGCCTTCAGTGTTGCCCTGGAGTTGTGGCAAGCGTTGCGCAGCACGCCGATGGACGGTGTGGGGACGGTGACGGCGAGCTTCGGGGTGGCCAGTTGGCGCGTCGAGGAGGGCGTTGACGGCTTGTTGCTGCGGGCGGATTCGGGGGTGTATGCGGCGAAGCAGGCGGGCAGGGATAGGGTGGAGGCAGAACGGTTGCCGGCTTGAACGTTGTGGTGAGGGGACAAGCCCCCTCACCACAGTGAACGGCATTGAAAGCGCTAGAGGACCGGCGCAGCCGTCGCCAGCTTCGGCTGGCGGTACAGGTCCAGCAGCACCTGGTCCAGCACCGAAGACGCGCCCCACGGTTTCGGATCGTTGAGAATCGCCACCACCGCCCAGGTATTGCCATTGTTGTCGCGACTGAACCCGGCGATCGCCCGCACGGTGTTCAGGGTACCGGTCTTGACGTGGGCTTCACCGCGCATGGCGGTGGTCTTCAGGCGTTTGCGCATGGTGCCGTCGGTGCCGGCAATCGGCAGCGAGCTGATGTATTCCGCCGCGTACGGGCTTCTCCACGCCGCT
Proteins encoded:
- a CDS encoding ANTAR domain-containing response regulator, whose protein sequence is MLRILLINDTPRKVGRLKAALTEAGFEVIDESGLTIDLPARVEAVRPDVILIDTESPGRDVMEQVVLVSRDQPRPIVMFTDEHDPGVMRQAIKAGVSAYIVEGIQAQRLQPILDVAMARFESDQAMRAQLQARDQQLAERKRIETAKGLLMKMKGCNEEEAYTLMRRQAMSRQQKLIQVAEQIIAMSELLG
- a CDS encoding CmpA/NrtA family ABC transporter substrate-binding protein, encoding MNDPLAWVNGSDAPEKSSLNLGFMALSDCASVVVAATQGFAQPYGLTLNLKRQSSWASLRDNLVSGELDAAHSLYGLIYAVHLGIGGVAPTDMAVLMGLNQNGQSINLSRGLQQLGVTSPEALDRHVHQSRTKLTFAQTFPTGTHAMWLYYWLASQGIHPLQDVDSVVVPPPQMVAHLQAGRIDGFCVGEPWCASAVKQNQGFTLATTQAIWPDHPEKVLGCTQAFVEQYPNTARVLVMAILQASRFIEESTENRRSTAQLLSAPHYLDAPLDCIEPRLLGNYDDGLGNHWQDPHALRFYGDGAVNLPYLSDGMWFMTQFRRWGLLREDPDYLGVARRVQQLDIYRQAASAVGVPAGGEAMRSSQLIDGKVWDGSDPAGYARSFRLHAMTDVVSRQALR
- the sctC gene encoding type III secretion system outer membrane ring subunit SctC; translated protein: MFINRHRIATVFFWLLVLGSPRVLGEPYEARDENLHTFFTALSLPLGQPIVVSQAAARKRISGTFDFDSAQPLLASVARQHGLIWYSDGQVLYLYDADEAKSSVVTLRHISVDMLRGFMRRSGLDEARYPLRASAARVFYVSGPPNYVDHVLRLAQLMDRQRAELRMGPQRIGVVQVLNTHVADREYDMGDKTVTVPGMASMIEKLLAVEQKSASPRQPGLLADKTISVLAYPDTNSLLIKGKPAQVSFIENLVAELDVPKRAVEVSLWLVDVDRDELKKVGDALHNGPDKPPASRVMAPVEDDVFMKRITALEQRRRAKVTALPVILTQENVPAVFNDNQTSYLPRPGENSDEWQPVVYGTQVSVLPRFAEANEIEMQLILEDGRQMGKAGSRDKRSAAVERMGISTVVRVAPGRRLLVGDFQRETGAALSGRYYGPMANSVRLFVIQVAPVGGASHTGGGPGQAPPLTPSQHERVKRAFTRVSEG
- a CDS encoding winged helix-turn-helix domain-containing protein, which translates into the protein MAGVMEGGMAAPMVFDRWTLHSDGRLTGEDSDIQLPPKEGHVLRLLLASAGVLVTKDQLLERAWPHNDATEESLTRCICSLRKYLKEGRGLIKTVYGKGYRVTCSVNAASQVCSSCGRGQA
- a CDS encoding transglycosylase SLT domain-containing protein, whose translation is MKGVWRKGLLLLTVCFGHEARAYCWAEAANRYGIEPELLQAIAAVESGYRAEAMNHANNNGTRDIGLMQINSIHLPRLLKEGITEQRLLDEPCLSVEVGASILAEFIKQFGYNWTAIGSYNVGGGPGPRREELRLRYAQKIWVRYEQLMAHRN
- a CDS encoding quinone-dependent dihydroorotate dehydrogenase, with the protein product MYTLARQLLFKLSPETSHDLSLDLIGAGGRLGLNGLVCKAPAKMPVSVMGLDFPNPVGLAAGLDKNGAAIDGFAQLGFGFVEIGTVTPRPQPGNPKPRIFRLPEAEAIINRMGFNNLGVDNLLSRVQAAKYKGILGINIGKNFDTPVERAVDDYLICLDKVYAHASYVTVNVSSPNTPGLRSLQFGDSLKQLLEALRQRQEDLAVRHGKRVPLAIKIAPDMSDEETVLVAQALVDSGMDAVIATNTTLSRVGVEGLAFGDEAGGLSGAPVRDQSTHIVKVLAAELGGRLPIIAVGGITEGKHAAEKIAAGASLVQLYSGFIYKGPALIRQSVDAIAALPRG
- the rmf gene encoding ribosome modulation factor, which codes for MRRLKRDPLERAFLRGYQYGVHGKSRELCPFTLPSVRQAWINGWREGRGDNWDGMTGTAGIHRLNELHAVG